One genomic segment of Mycolicibacterium neworleansense includes these proteins:
- the eccD gene encoding type VII secretion integral membrane protein EccD, with amino-acid sequence MSDNTVMPIVRVAVLAAGDDGGRLTEMALPSELPLREILPAVQRIVLPAGGDDGASAPDPVRLSLAPVGGAPYSLDATLDTVGVVDGDLLALQAVPAGPAAPRIVEDIADAAVIFSAARRRPWGAENIARYASLALIGLILAGTGLAVAHRVVTGELLGLFVVGGIAIATVLAALSTRGRSPVLATALAVTALVPVAAAFALGVPGDFGAPSILLAAAGVAAWSLISMASSSDDRGIAVFTAATVAGVGVLLVAGAASLWEINSTVVGCALILIALVVTVQAAQLSAMWARFPLPVIPAPGDPSPSAQPLSVLADLPRRVRVSQSHQTGVIAAGVLLGVAGSVALVGSPTASPWAWYVVVAAAFGAALRARVWDSASCKAWLLGHPYLLTVVLLVTFAIDGRYEAAWWALAVLAALVVVWVVAALNPRAASPDTYSLPMRRLVGFLATGLDASLIPVMAFLIGLFSLVLDR; translated from the coding sequence ATGTCCGACAACACTGTGATGCCGATCGTTCGGGTGGCCGTGCTGGCCGCTGGAGACGATGGCGGCCGGCTGACCGAGATGGCCCTGCCGTCCGAGCTGCCGCTGCGCGAGATCCTGCCCGCGGTCCAGCGCATCGTGCTCCCTGCCGGGGGCGACGACGGCGCGAGCGCCCCGGACCCGGTGCGGCTCAGCCTGGCCCCGGTCGGCGGTGCGCCCTACAGCCTGGATGCCACGCTCGACACGGTCGGCGTGGTGGACGGGGATCTGCTTGCGCTGCAAGCAGTCCCGGCCGGCCCGGCTGCCCCGCGCATCGTCGAGGACATCGCCGACGCTGCTGTGATCTTCTCGGCCGCCCGCCGGCGCCCGTGGGGTGCCGAGAACATCGCGCGGTACGCATCGCTGGCCCTGATCGGGCTGATCCTGGCGGGCACCGGCCTGGCCGTCGCCCACCGTGTGGTGACCGGTGAGCTGCTCGGATTGTTCGTCGTCGGTGGCATCGCCATCGCCACCGTGCTCGCCGCGCTGTCGACCCGGGGCCGCTCACCCGTACTGGCCACGGCACTGGCCGTCACTGCGCTGGTTCCTGTCGCCGCGGCGTTCGCCCTCGGTGTGCCAGGTGATTTCGGTGCGCCCAGCATCCTGTTGGCCGCGGCCGGGGTGGCCGCGTGGTCGTTGATCAGCATGGCCAGCTCGTCCGATGACCGGGGCATCGCGGTGTTCACCGCGGCCACGGTGGCCGGCGTCGGTGTGTTGTTGGTCGCCGGTGCGGCCTCGCTGTGGGAGATCAATTCGACCGTGGTCGGGTGCGCGCTGATCCTGATCGCGCTCGTGGTCACCGTTCAGGCCGCCCAGTTGTCCGCCATGTGGGCGCGTTTCCCGCTGCCCGTCATCCCCGCGCCGGGTGATCCGTCGCCGTCGGCGCAGCCACTGTCGGTTCTGGCCGACCTGCCGCGCCGGGTCCGGGTGAGCCAGTCGCACCAGACCGGTGTGATCGCAGCGGGTGTGCTGCTCGGCGTGGCCGGCTCGGTGGCCCTGGTCGGTTCGCCGACCGCGTCGCCGTGGGCCTGGTATGTCGTGGTGGCCGCCGCGTTCGGTGCCGCCTTGCGGGCGCGGGTCTGGGACTCTGCCTCGTGCAAGGCGTGGCTGCTCGGCCATCCCTACCTGCTGACCGTCGTCCTGTTGGTGACCTTCGCGATCGACGGCCGGTACGAGGCCGCGTGGTGGGCGCTGGCCGTGCTCGCCGCCCTGGTGGTGGTGTGGGTCGTCGCCGCGCTGAACCCGCGGGCCGCGTCTCCGGACACCTACTCCCTGCCGATGCGGCGCCTGGTCGGCTTCCTGGCCACGGGCCTCGACGCTTCGCTGATTCCGGTGATGGCCTTCCTCATCGGGCTGTTCAGCCTCGTTCTCGACAGGTGA